The Candidatus Obscuribacterales bacterium genome includes a region encoding these proteins:
- a CDS encoding Npun_F5749 family FMN-dependent PPOX-type flavoprotein yields MLAPWRSPLARALHRNRSLAYARYLQLATVRPDGRPANRTVVFRGFLDDSNQLRIATDVRSQKIDQIQHQAYGELCWYFPKTREQFRLAGFLTVVTHAEPEPMLQTARRSLWHALSPTARSQFAWPDPGAPRIDEDSDIGSEAIAPILDLEQPLDTFCLLLLDPDSVDHLDLRGEPQHRCLYERQGEAWTSQAVNP; encoded by the coding sequence ATGCTTGCTCCCTGGCGATCGCCCTTGGCTCGGGCTCTGCATCGCAATCGTTCCCTAGCCTATGCTCGCTACCTACAGTTGGCGACTGTGCGGCCAGATGGCCGACCGGCTAATCGCACGGTGGTGTTTCGCGGATTTTTGGATGACAGCAATCAGCTACGGATAGCAACCGATGTCCGCAGCCAAAAAATTGACCAGATTCAGCATCAGGCCTATGGCGAACTCTGTTGGTACTTTCCCAAAACTCGCGAGCAGTTTCGCCTGGCAGGCTTCTTAACGGTGGTCACCCATGCTGAACCAGAACCGATGCTGCAAACCGCGCGGCGATCGCTCTGGCACGCCCTTTCCCCAACAGCCCGCAGCCAGTTTGCCTGGCCCGATCCCGGCGCGCCACGGATAGACGAGGATTCAGACATAGGTTCAGAAGCGATCGCGCCCATCCTAGACCTAGAGCAGCCGCTGGACACCTTCTGCCTGCTGCTGCTGGATCCAGATAGTGTTGATCATCTAGACCTGCGGGGAGAACCACAGCATCGCTGCCTGTATGAGCGCCAAGGAGAAGCCTGGACTAGCCAGGCCGTCAATCCTTAG
- a CDS encoding prephenate/arogenate dehydrogenase, which produces MLKNNELPSRGATTMNIGIVGLGLIGGSLAIDWRSLGHTILGVSRRPSTCEAAIARGIVDQASCDLALMAEAEVVVLCTPLGAFLPTVDQLLPHLSPETIVTDVGSVKGWVVEAIAPRWENFVGGHPMAGTAESGLDAALTGLFQNCIYAITPTAHTPIRAVEVVTQLARSLQAQVYKCDPQDHDRAVAWISHLPVMVSASLIASCMNEESATVRSLAQTLASSGFRDTSRVGGGNPELGVMMARYNQAAVVRSLQGYRQQLDAIIQTIETSDWDSLETLLGQTQRDRPAFVDPA; this is translated from the coding sequence ATGTTGAAGAATAATGAGCTGCCAAGCCGTGGAGCAACAACGATGAACATTGGCATTGTGGGACTGGGGCTGATTGGCGGATCGCTGGCCATCGACTGGCGATCGCTAGGCCACACTATCTTGGGGGTAAGCCGTCGCCCTAGCACCTGTGAGGCGGCGATCGCTCGCGGCATCGTAGACCAGGCAAGCTGCGACCTGGCTCTGATGGCCGAGGCGGAGGTGGTGGTGCTCTGTACGCCCCTCGGGGCCTTCTTGCCCACGGTGGATCAGCTCTTACCCCATCTATCGCCGGAGACGATTGTCACCGATGTGGGTTCGGTCAAAGGCTGGGTGGTGGAGGCGATCGCCCCGCGCTGGGAGAATTTTGTGGGCGGGCATCCCATGGCGGGCACGGCGGAGAGCGGTCTCGATGCTGCCTTGACGGGGCTCTTCCAAAACTGCATCTATGCGATCACGCCCACTGCCCACACGCCGATCCGCGCCGTGGAGGTAGTCACCCAGCTCGCGCGATCGCTGCAAGCCCAAGTTTACAAGTGTGACCCGCAAGACCATGATCGGGCCGTGGCTTGGATTTCCCATCTGCCGGTGATGGTCAGCGCTAGTTTGATTGCTAGCTGCATGAACGAGGAGAGTGCTACGGTGCGATCGCTTGCCCAAACCCTTGCTAGTTCTGGCTTTCGAGATACAAGTCGGGTGGGTGGCGGCAATCCAGAACTGGGGGTGATGATGGCCCGGTATAACCAAGCCGCGGTGGTGCGATCGCTGCAAGGCTATCGTCAGCAGTTGGATGCCATCATCCAGACCATCGAAACCTCCGACTGGGACAGCCTAGAGACGCTGCTTGGGCAAACCCAACGCGATCGCCCCGCCTTTGTCGATCCGGCCTAG
- a CDS encoding calcium/sodium antiporter has protein sequence MFAANSLGSFMDSTVILLFIVGCALLIAGAEMLVNHASFLALAFGISPLVIGLTIVAYGTSAPELVVSVQSSYDGLGDLAVGNLVGSNIANVLLILGISSVVTPLVVSRKIIRLEVPLLIGISITTMAMAWNGNIGRLEGMILFLGALIYTGFIIYQSRREESEDARIAALDLDAPPAIALERPRKGQIAIRLGWIVVSFAMLVLGSRSLVYSASAIARSLGFSELIIGLTIVAVGTSLPELATSVMASIKGEKDIAIGNVIGSNIFNILFVMGVCSMIAPEGLPIALPALRFDIPVMVAVAIACLPIFFTGGIVDRWEGLLFLGYYLAYTSYLVFNATQHDSIELFSTLVLALVALLTLVALMDWIMRMLRASKLAQRRQRRKELDDVE, from the coding sequence TTGTTCGCTGCCAACTCCCTAGGCTCGTTTATGGATAGTACGGTGATTCTGCTTTTTATTGTGGGCTGTGCGCTGCTGATTGCTGGGGCGGAGATGCTAGTCAATCATGCATCTTTCCTAGCTTTGGCGTTTGGCATTTCTCCCTTGGTGATTGGGTTGACGATTGTGGCCTACGGTACCAGTGCCCCAGAATTGGTGGTGTCGGTGCAATCGAGCTACGACGGTTTGGGAGATTTAGCCGTGGGCAATTTGGTCGGCAGCAATATTGCCAATGTACTGCTGATTTTAGGCATCTCGTCGGTGGTGACGCCCTTGGTGGTGTCGAGAAAAATTATTCGTTTGGAGGTGCCGCTGCTGATTGGTATCTCCATCACGACCATGGCCATGGCCTGGAATGGCAATATAGGTCGCCTAGAAGGGATGATCCTGTTTCTAGGTGCGCTTATCTACACCGGATTTATCATTTACCAAAGTCGTCGCGAGGAGTCGGAAGATGCCCGAATCGCGGCGCTGGATCTTGATGCCCCTCCAGCAATCGCCCTGGAACGCCCGCGCAAAGGTCAGATTGCGATTCGTCTAGGCTGGATTGTTGTCAGCTTTGCCATGTTAGTGTTGGGGTCGCGCTCCTTGGTCTACAGTGCCTCGGCGATCGCCCGTTCCTTGGGCTTCAGTGAGCTGATTATTGGCCTGACGATTGTGGCGGTAGGCACCTCGCTGCCGGAACTGGCTACGTCGGTGATGGCAAGCATCAAGGGAGAGAAGGATATTGCTATCGGTAATGTGATCGGCAGCAATATTTTCAATATTCTGTTTGTCATGGGCGTATGCAGCATGATTGCGCCCGAGGGCTTGCCCATTGCCCTGCCGGCCCTGCGGTTTGATATTCCCGTGATGGTGGCGGTGGCGATCGCCTGTTTACCCATTTTCTTCACCGGGGGCATTGTCGATCGTTGGGAAGGGCTGCTCTTCTTGGGCTACTACCTGGCCTACACCAGTTATCTGGTCTTCAACGCCACCCAGCATGACAGCATTGAACTATTTAGCACGCTGGTGCTCGCTCTGGTGGCGCTGCTGACGCTGGTGGCGTTGATGGATTGGATCATGCGGATGCTGCGGGCATCTAAGCTGGCCCAGCGGCGTCAGCGGCGCAAGGAACTGGATGATGTGGAGTAG
- a CDS encoding HDIG domain-containing metalloprotein: protein MKSFRRLTQQLDRWRQSHQSASSYRFGFRMQQLGDRLGRLHPSSVSASTRPPLLQTMKTTQRSARTFRQDVSQQRPMVVRGLLTSVAILSLTSVIGYRFYNEPQLAVDTTAPETLTAPDNARVEDTKTTEEARQAARTGSIPVLMIDETANQTIYQSFDRLLQRGNDVRKQLGGFPFTSTSNLSLASQRYLQRTTEWEWRSIWSAVQQGSTRSRSAAPSSTATTLQPPPPRPAAPGMPADSASTTRVPSSANGLGGSQQLAILELRTALRDKSEDEVQHMESTISRARDRYRTVADQLENDPDELDKPFGPYLLDLTDEEWTQVQGEMRQVLERILLQGIPPGLPSSIRRQAIQAQVAVSMSDSVRPLAVELLDSVVRPNLTQDPEQTRIRAEQAAEAIDPEMVAIRRGETIVEAGDTITQADFVLLDHFGMSRRRLNYLALAGFAALISGAIAIFWLSERIFYARLRLRDHVLILLLVLTAPLAIALGLPGSSLPAIGLLIGSFYGSPLSMTVIALLGIVLPIGMEVALNSLLASAVGSAVGAVLSGRMRSREELALLGLGVGLTQGVVYLSLSLMLTAATSPVWYAVLTAAGIQTLLGIAWSVVALGVSPYLEHGFDLVTPTRLVELSNPNRPLLKRLVSEAPGTFQHTLFVATLAEAAARALGCNVELIRTGTLYHDIGKMHDAMGFIENQMGGTNKHDLINDPWKSAAIIKKHVTEGLVMARKCRLPRAVRSFIPEHQGTMLITYFYYQAQERAKENPNLVVNEADFRYDGPIPQSRETGIVMLADSCEAALRSLKDATPEEALSTVNKIMRHRWQDNQLVDSGLSRADLAKVAEIFVQVWQQFNHKRIPYPKAALNPTPSATFKA, encoded by the coding sequence ATGAAATCGTTTCGACGTCTTACTCAGCAGTTAGATCGATGGCGACAGTCCCATCAGAGTGCTTCCTCCTACAGGTTTGGGTTTCGGATGCAGCAGTTGGGCGATCGCCTCGGACGGCTTCATCCCAGTTCAGTCTCAGCTTCGACTCGACCTCCATTGCTGCAGACCATGAAAACAACTCAACGTTCTGCTCGGACGTTTCGGCAAGATGTTTCCCAGCAGCGCCCCATGGTGGTGCGCGGGTTGCTCACGAGTGTGGCTATTCTCTCCCTGACGAGTGTGATTGGGTATCGGTTTTATAACGAACCTCAGCTTGCCGTGGATACGACGGCCCCAGAAACCCTCACAGCTCCGGATAATGCTCGGGTTGAAGACACGAAAACCACTGAAGAAGCGCGTCAAGCGGCTCGTACCGGTTCAATCCCGGTTTTGATGATTGACGAAACCGCCAATCAGACGATCTATCAATCCTTTGATCGCCTACTGCAACGGGGGAATGATGTACGGAAGCAGTTGGGCGGGTTTCCCTTTACCTCCACCAGCAATCTCTCCCTGGCCAGTCAGCGCTATCTCCAGCGCACCACCGAATGGGAATGGCGGAGTATTTGGTCTGCTGTGCAGCAAGGTTCGACGCGATCGCGCTCTGCTGCGCCAAGTTCCACAGCCACCACGCTCCAGCCGCCACCACCGCGTCCTGCGGCTCCGGGGATGCCAGCGGATAGCGCCAGCACAACTCGTGTACCCTCCTCAGCTAATGGGCTGGGTGGTTCCCAACAACTGGCGATTCTAGAGCTACGGACGGCGCTGCGAGACAAGTCCGAGGATGAAGTCCAGCATATGGAGAGTACGATCAGCCGAGCCCGCGATCGCTATAGGACTGTTGCGGATCAGCTTGAGAATGATCCCGATGAGTTGGATAAACCCTTTGGGCCTTACCTCCTAGATTTAACGGATGAGGAATGGACTCAGGTGCAAGGGGAGATGCGTCAAGTGCTAGAACGCATTTTGCTCCAAGGCATTCCTCCAGGCTTGCCCAGCAGTATTCGCCGCCAAGCCATTCAGGCTCAGGTGGCGGTGAGTATGTCAGATTCTGTAAGACCCTTGGCTGTTGAGTTGCTTGACTCGGTGGTGCGCCCTAACCTCACCCAAGATCCGGAACAGACCCGTATTCGGGCTGAGCAGGCGGCGGAGGCCATTGATCCAGAAATGGTGGCTATTCGTCGGGGGGAGACCATTGTAGAAGCGGGGGACACGATTACCCAGGCTGATTTTGTGCTGCTGGATCACTTTGGCATGAGTCGCCGCCGCCTCAATTACCTGGCATTAGCAGGCTTTGCTGCGCTGATCAGTGGGGCGATCGCCATTTTCTGGCTTTCTGAGCGTATTTTTTATGCCCGGCTACGACTGCGTGACCACGTCCTGATTTTGCTGTTGGTGTTAACGGCTCCCTTGGCGATCGCCCTCGGCTTGCCCGGCAGCAGCTTGCCTGCCATTGGTCTTTTAATCGGTAGTTTTTATGGCTCTCCTCTAAGCATGACGGTGATTGCCTTGCTGGGGATTGTGCTGCCCATTGGTATGGAAGTGGCGCTCAATTCCCTTTTGGCGAGCGCGGTGGGCAGTGCGGTGGGCGCTGTACTATCTGGTCGGATGCGATCGCGCGAGGAGCTGGCTCTCTTAGGCTTAGGCGTAGGCTTGACCCAAGGGGTGGTGTATTTAAGTCTTAGCCTGATGTTGACGGCGGCTACCAGTCCTGTTTGGTATGCCGTGCTCACGGCTGCCGGTATTCAGACTCTGCTGGGTATTGCCTGGAGCGTCGTCGCCTTGGGCGTTAGTCCCTACCTAGAACATGGGTTTGACCTCGTTACGCCTACTCGATTGGTGGAGCTGTCGAATCCCAACCGTCCCCTCCTGAAGCGCCTCGTTTCGGAAGCGCCGGGCACCTTCCAGCACACCCTGTTTGTGGCGACCCTCGCGGAGGCCGCGGCCCGGGCCCTGGGCTGCAATGTGGAACTGATTCGCACCGGCACCCTGTACCACGACATTGGTAAAATGCACGATGCCATGGGGTTTATTGAAAATCAAATGGGTGGGACCAACAAACATGATTTGATTAACGATCCTTGGAAAAGTGCCGCTATTATCAAAAAACACGTCACCGAAGGGTTGGTCATGGCCCGCAAGTGCCGCCTGCCCCGGGCTGTGCGCTCGTTTATTCCAGAGCACCAGGGCACCATGCTGATTACCTACTTTTATTACCAGGCCCAAGAGCGCGCCAAAGAAAACCCGAATTTGGTGGTGAATGAGGCGGACTTCCGCTACGACGGCCCCATTCCTCAGTCACGGGAGACTGGCATTGTTATGCTGGCAGATTCCTGTGAGGCAGCCCTGCGATCGCTTAAGGATGCCACCCCCGAGGAAGCGCTGTCCACAGTCAACAAAATTATGCGCCACCGCTGGCAGGATAATCAGTTGGTGGATTCTGGGCTTAGCCGTGCCGATTTAGCCAAGGTGGCAGAAATCTTTGTGCAGGTTTGGCAGCAGTTCAACCATAAGCGGATTCCCTATCCCAAGGCGGCTTTGAACCCCACCCCATCGGCAACGTTCAAAGCGTGA